One Stratiformator vulcanicus genomic window, AGAAGAACGCACCCGAAGCGAAGATCATTGAAATGGATCCGCCGGAAGCTCCGAAGAAGACCGTTAAAAAGAAGGCGGCCAAGAAGAAGTCCGCTAAGAAGTAATTCTGACGACACGACGGGAGCGCAACCGCGCGGTTCTCATTCGCGAATCGCTTTTGAACTCCTTGTAAAATTTTCAATAGCGTGATGATGCGAAGGCGGGTCGAATTCGGCCCGCCTTCTTCGTTGCGCTCTGCTGTTTTTGCGGTACGCCTATCGGGTCGTCCGACTCACTCGGCACCGATTTTCTCAAATGTGCTTGGTCGATTCGCCTCGCTAGAGGTGGTTCCGAGATGACCACCGAGCGGTAATCGTTCAAAGTCCCCCAAATTACTTCACCGTTAAATCCGGGGAAATCGGCAATATCGCTTCAGGCGCGAACTCTCGTCAGCCGAATAAACAGTCGGGAAGAGGGGTTGTCGCAGCGACGACACCCGACTGTGACGAGCCGTAATGAAGTGGAGACGTTTGATGACCGACCCGTCCGCCGCAGAGTCGAGACCGTACCGATCCGAACCGGAGCAGAGCACGTATCCGTTCGGGCCGACGCCGACTGACTCACGGACCGCGTCTTCGCCGAATACGGCGGAACCGACACCGACACCGCACGCCGGTCCGTCACAAGAACCAAGGCCGACCGGTCACTCGTCATACGGTGCTCGGCCGGAAACGCCGGCCTCAACGCCGACGGTTCCGACCTATCCCTTTCCGCAACAACACATCACTCCGGAGCCGTCGCAGCCGACCGCCTCGGGACATCCGTTGAATGCCGATTCGTCCGAAGAAGCGTACGCCGAGTCGCACATCGCCGGGCGGATTACACCGGAAGCGACCGTTCCGGCTGCACCCGATGCCCCGAGCAGCTTGATCGAAACACTGCTGCGAGTCGGCCATCGCCTCCGCGGGCTGCTCGACAACCGCTTCTCTGAGCTCGGGCTTTCGGACGCACGGTTCGTCGCTTTGAAGATCATTCGCGAAGCGGCCCCTCACGGCTGCACCCAGGCACATTTGGCGTCGAAGCTCGGTCAATGTGAATCGAGTATCAGCACGCTCGTCGAGCGGATGCGGACATCGCAGTTGCTTTATCGCCTGCGTTCGAAAGCGGACCGCCGCAAGCGGGTCTTGATGCTCACCGAAGACGGTCGACGGCTTCTCGAAGACGCCTCCGTCAAGTATGAGCGAGAAGCCCGGCTGCTGTGCGAAGGGCTGACCGAAGAGGAACGCACGAAGCTTGCCGATCTGATGGCCGAACTCAACTCGGGACTGGAACGAGCCGAATCGGGCGTCGATTCCCGCAGCAGCAACGCGGCCTGATCGTTCGGGACTCGTTCGCCGCGTCATCCGATCTCGAAACACGCCCTTCGTTCGGCCTCCGGACGAGGGGCGTTTCCGTAAGCCGCGATTGGTCAACTCCAATAGGCTTCGCACACCGGGAGACCTCCAATGGGTCGACGCTTGCCGCCCGGCCGACTGACTTCGATTGTCATGTTGCTGATCGCTTCCGCGGCGATCGCGGTCTCCGGCTGTTCACGCAGTTATTGGCGCCGCAATGCCGACAAAGAGTCGTACGCGCTCATTCAGG contains:
- a CDS encoding MarR family winged helix-turn-helix transcriptional regulator, with the translated sequence MTDPSAAESRPYRSEPEQSTYPFGPTPTDSRTASSPNTAEPTPTPHAGPSQEPRPTGHSSYGARPETPASTPTVPTYPFPQQHITPEPSQPTASGHPLNADSSEEAYAESHIAGRITPEATVPAAPDAPSSLIETLLRVGHRLRGLLDNRFSELGLSDARFVALKIIREAAPHGCTQAHLASKLGQCESSISTLVERMRTSQLLYRLRSKADRRKRVLMLTEDGRRLLEDASVKYEREARLLCEGLTEEERTKLADLMAELNSGLERAESGVDSRSSNAA